The genomic interval TGCACCAAGAGTTTTGCCATTGCTTTGAATGTAGTTCAGGAAATTATCGTCCTCAGTAGCCCTCCTTAGCCATGCAGCTCCCCATAACAGCTCATCCTATACCatgttcattttaaaataactttaactcactcatcaaaacaaaacacaactaCCTCATCAAACGCAACACACAACCTAACGTCATAGAGATAACTATCTAtcggaaaatgatattttaacaccattttttgacaccattttaataCTGTACATGtatcaaaatgtgattgaacgatttcaaattaaaatagttgagacaggagtatatttggaagagaaaaatcaaagtttatttttttaatttaaaattgtccaaccacattttaacacctgtgcagtatcaaaatggtgtaaaaaaatgatgttaaaatatcattttccctaTCAAAACCCAACAAAACCTAAGGAGTGGGCACTGGCCATTATTAGCAGACCTAGCCACATGCATGTGACATCTTCCAACTACCAAAATTATCCACATGGCACCACAATTATAGGTgaacttttatcattttttatttaaattgaaaatttgttttaagtaattattctactataattttattgtacaagttatattattaaaaaaaaaaatagaactacATCAAATATAGTTACATattgaaagattaaaattatgttaGGGTGGATGGATGCGTAGTTATTCTTAGGCAaactaattgaagaaaaaaaaaagtatataatatcAGAAGtcaactatttattaaaataatatcatctcaattaattcaattttttaaaattaagaactaAAACATGTACATAGTTTATACATCTAATTAATGAGATAAACCTTTATTAGTCATTGATTAAAGAAAGTGATAGTGAAATGAATTACCTGATAGCCATTAAAATCACAGTAATACGGGCAGGCATTATACTTGACATTTTCATGGTCACTGTAAGCACCCCTGTAGTTATCTGCAAATTCAAAGGCAGTAATAGCATTTCGAAGCAATGTCTCTGAGTAACCGGGGTCTGATGACCGGAACGCCATGGAAGACGCTGCTAGCGCGGCGGCGGTTTCGCCGGCGACATCGGAAGCGGCGTTTGGTGCGTCAATAGCATACGTAGTCCTCGCTGTATCCATGTCCTCTGGCCTCTCCCAACAATCGTGATCTGAGTTTGGATCACCCACCTATGCCATTCATCGCCCaccaaaataattaactaagcatataattaagaataagaataattaactaagaatattattgtaaaataaatttgtaacatTATTAAAGTAATGAAGAAACACATAAATTACACATGtccactttttttatattatagtaaaaatttcattaaactatgaaataattttttaattattcaaataaaaatttattataggAGTAAGtacaaaataatttgtataaaaaacaattatagaaatcaataattgttataatttaattatagataatacttttttaatatatataaatagtgtttttattataaacaattatttaaatttaaaaaatagttattaaaacaataaaattgaaaattaattttttatcttaaacaattatttgaatttaaaataatagttattagaaaaattatatggaCCAAAAGAGTGAATCCCTctaataatagtataaataattcaTGATATGAAAGTAAAGGGTACAGAAATCAGTGATCAAATGATTCGTAGTTCCTCTttattgctttttctttttcgatAACGTATATTTTCTTCCTTCGTGACTAAGTATGACtgttagattttatttaaatgaaaagcAACTTTTTATTCTCTATTACTTATCATCAGTAACGAAAACATCAtcatattgtaattttatattctttttagtacaaaatatacttttaagtAAATAAGATTTTAGAGATTGTAATTAAAAGATAATGGACTGCTTTCGGCTTAAtagtttctcattttttatttctacaattatttgtttaaaatataaaacttgtcacaaattaagtcatttttttcaattttatgataaaaaaatattttaaacaaaattaatcatCATATAAATGCTTCCGTACGAACTTATTAAACTATAAACgcaatgaaatattaataataatctatattaaTATGTATAACGAAATCCATAAATGTATCATAAGAATcaaatggaaaaggaaaaggttctATTGTCAACGTCAGCAAGGAACTTTTTAAGCCTATGAATTTCAGAAACTTTAAATATGGAAATTATGAACGTGGCCCATTGATTGGTCCATCCTCTCTATATTGAGTGGAGttactttcatttattattcaaaaatactttaattCTGCTACAAAAGGAAGAATACCAAAATGAGTCCTTCTATTAACTCAACTTTCGCTATAAACTAACAAGTGcttgataatttaaattagcAACTTTGTCTAATACATATCTAAAAAGCACTTAATTATGTTTTACTACTTATAAAGTTAAGTTAATTGAATCTACAATTATTGATTTTCTAGTTGAAACTCTCCAAGCTTAACTTTTCAGTCCAAGTATGTTTAGTTGAACTAATTCTACCTTCTTGTATTTAAAATCTATTgatcaaaatcaaattctgCTCAAAACGGATGAACACAAAAGTTTTAGAAATCCTTCAAAATCTTATCAGGATTTCAGTAAATTTGTTGCTcttaaacttttgaaattatCCGTGTCTCAAACGTATAAGTTTATTTCATATCACCAAAAgcaaaattcaatcaaaattactttggaattaaaattgaaataagtaaTTTACCTGAACGAAAATCCGATCGGGCTGAGAAAGAGTCTTGAGAAGATAATCAGTGGCCCAACGAACTGCGACGAGGGCGTTCCTGAGCTCATTGGGAGGCATGACGTCTCCGAATTCCAGCACGCTCCAGGCCAGCATTGTGGTGGTGAAGGCCATCGGAAACCCGAATTTCACGTTGTCGCCGGCGTCGTAGTAACCGCCGGTGAGATCCGTGTTGTAGTTCCAGCCGTCACTGAGACCGGAGTTCTGTCGCCAGCTCAGTCTCTGATCCTGCGGCAGGAATCCCGATCGCTGTCCCTCGAAGAACATAATGGCCTTCGACAATGCTTCGCAATAGTCATGGCCGCTTCCCATTCCGATCAACGCCGCCTCAAACACCGCAACATAGAACAGCCTCCTCCACGCcttcatttttctcatcaatCGCACACACTCGTCGTCTCAACTCAAATCACATGCTTCCGCATTTCTCACTTCTTGTTCGCTTCGTCCTTAGCTCAAGTGTTTATTTATTCCACCTCGTGGTATTATATACGCTGTCTTAGATCGATTCCGTTTGTCGTTACATTCCCGCTTTTAACACTGCACCAAACTGGATTTTTGCTTAATCAAATCTCGCTCTATGCTACTAATCCGACAACACTGTCACACGGAACGCTAATTAAAgtgataataagaaaaatattaaaatgattaagttGGTCACATTAGTTTCTGTAAACtgaatttttataacttttgtctttcatttaaaaatacatttttctgcGCAAATTTAATAATCACTACACGGGACTAAATTAATCAATGCTTACGATTTTCAAATACCAAAATGGTTATTTACGTATTTCAAGAGATTATAGAGATTATCGAGATTAAATGTagaacttttaatatattatattctgcaCTTTCTTACAGACAACATACTTTCAGAGAATGTCCCgcactttaacaaattttgaaatctcttaaagaaaaaatccttcaaaacaaatttcaaaatttattgaaacacaaaaaacaaGATGCAAAGTTTGTGCAGGTCCAGGAAGAAAATCGTTAATAGACACGCGTCTGGCAGGagagattttattaatttgtatacgCATAAAAATGAGAAATGTTTCCCTGTTATTAGTTAATGAGCTAGTGATTCCAAAAGGAAGAGCGGCTACTTAGAACATAAATGTTCTTTATTTCCCTGCTTGTGGTAGTACACAAAAtatgctctttttcttttcttttttttcttatttagtgttataaaaataatctatttttgaATAGAAAATCAATACAAATGTACATTTTACTTCTTCAAATTGCCCACGTACAGCAAAAATTCTCTTGTGCTTAACGTTCTGCAATCTTCCAAAAAAAACTCAATCTCGATACTTTGTAATATTGCAGTGGATGATTAAGTAGTTTCATTGACATTCAAGCATCAACTTAGACAGCAAACATTCGAttctaaaaaatgaaagaaaaaaacgacCAAGTATGCCATGTCAAACACATCGATACCTTTGAACTTTTACtatcaatacaataaaaaaaaaactatcggCGTCAGTCAAACCAGAATACCAATATTGGGGGTCCACATTGGAAGACCACAGGTTATCGAACCAAAAACACACTCTTCCGTATATCAAAATccaaaactatataaaaatcaaCTCACGAcagagaacaaaatattttaaccaAAGTCAGAATGTGGTAAAGAAAGTGACCAttgtgtaaatattatttataaaattcaattacatgtataaaaaaattgaccTAAGATGCAGTAtgcaaaattgaatttatttccGACACGAATTAAAACAACAGTAACCTTCGTTGGCCTAGATAAAATGTCGAAGAAGTTCTATAATGCAACTTGCACATCAGGGGTGATGATCGAATTCTAAAATCGTCTTAAGGGAGCATGGATTTACCAAACATGAAAGGTGTATTATAGAATTAGTTTAGAATGTCATTTAGGAGATCTTTCACGTAGTTACCCGCTCTGTTCAAGTCTTTGGCAACACCGGATACCACCAGGCCTGCATTTCTTTGAAACCTGCAAATTTAGAATCTTCCGGTGTTAGAATTAGCTGCATCCTCAGTATTGGTGTAGCTAGCCGGCAAAAACGTACAACAAAAGTTAACTCGTGTATGCTAAAAACTTCCACTTGCCTGTTGAAGAACTCAGTTGTACGATTTGGAGGGGTGTATCTTCCAGGTTTAGGAGTACCATGTTCATCTTCAGGACAAACAAGACCAAAATCCCATAAATGAAAAGGCACAATACGTAAAATGTACAAATAAAATAGATgaaactaactaaaaataactgaagagtcttaactaataaaataagtaatcaGCAAAACCATGAAAATCACCAGTTTGTCATACTAACGACTTTATGTTATACACTGGCACATAGGTCTAATTCTCTTATTGTTCCTTCTACAGTACACTTCGTAAATTGAGAACAACTCAATAAAGTTGGAAACGTACACAACACAACAGATAAGACGTCCAACTGCTTCTATGACTTTGCAATGAACTTCCAGTATATATGTTTGCCATTTCGGGAAAGTTATCATTGATATaatgatgaaacaaaaattaatcatCTCCAAGATCAAATAAAATTCTCCAAATATGTTTGGAATGATGaatgattgaaaaagaaagaaataaccGAGAAGTctataactataaaaattaaaaaaaaaataaaaaaaaaaactaagaatttCAATACCTTCAGTTTTATCATGGCCAACCGCAGGTTTTGGTTTCTCTTCTAAGACAACCTGAAATATATGTTAACAATGTCATAAACTGAGACCACATTTATCATCCTCAGTTCAAGTGATCACTGCTGCACCACTGCATCCtcactttttcactttttattgttattttttcttgagAAATGAGAGGTTGCTAGCAACAAACTTTTAGACTCTTCACTATTGGGTGGATGGAAATCACGTCAGTTCCcccaaataataaattaaacctATTAGACAAGCAGACCCAAATTACTTAGTGTCTCTGCATAACTATTAATAGTGATGCTATGGTTTTAGCagttatcttttatctttaacgACATCACAAGTTGATTATTTGTTTCCCTCCGGTAACAAATTGTTGCTTGTGGCATGATATATGCAGCTTTATATTACAAGAAATATGAGCCAACACCCAAGAAATCCATGGACCATCATAAAccaatttttagaaaataaataaactacaATGGAATGgcaatcaaaatatataacctCTAGACCAAGGCAAAAGGGCAATTTTGCCTTTTTATCTTGCAAGTCAGCTGAAGAGTCTTTGTCGTCTAAGTAAACAGAGTACCCAATACAGGCATACTTGAAATTTGCAAGACTGCGGCCGTCTTTCATAGCTTCCAACTCAGCTTCTCCCACAAGAAAAGGGGGTACTGGTTATATGAATAAGAACATCAATTATAGACAAATATTAAAGgcttataataaacaaatattaaactcTCATGAGCAGAGAAAATTATAGACAATAAACCCAatccaaaagaaacaaaaactacaatatctaatataaaaaaataaagtactcACAagtagtaataaaataatttagatataGGT from Vigna radiata var. radiata cultivar VC1973A unplaced genomic scaffold, Vradiata_ver6 scaffold_393, whole genome shotgun sequence carries:
- the LOC106780519 gene encoding endoglucanase 24 is translated as MRKMKAWRRLFYVAVFEAALIGMGSGHDYCEALSKAIMFFEGQRSGFLPQDQRLSWRQNSGLSDGWNYNTDLTGGYYDAGDNVKFGFPMAFTTTMLAWSVLEFGDVMPPNELRNALVAVRWATDYLLKTLSQPDRIFVQVGDPNSDHDCWERPEDMDTARTTYAIDAPNAASDVAGETAAALAASSMAFRSSDPGYSETLLRNAITAFEFADNYRGAYSDHENVKYNACPYYCDFNGYQDELLWGAAWLRRATEDDNFLNYIQSNGKTLGADDTINEFGWDNKHAGLNVLLSKEVIEGKTYSLESYKSSAESFICTVIPESPSSTMEYTPGGLVYRPGGSNLQHATSIAFLELVYANYLTHTSEAIPCGNVYISAQTLRQHAKRQVDYILGDNPMGLSYMVGYSNYYPQRIHHRASSLPSIKDHPQFIACKEGSIYYNSTNPNPNVLVGAIVGGPDENDDYLDDRSDFRQSEPTTYINAPFIGVLAYFAANPNFS
- the LOC106780521 gene encoding uncharacterized protein LOC106780521; translation: MAIPEDEAAASGAESAQPQNPIPNGNPNQNPNANPNPNSNQNPNPNSPHTTKGSIGKSCKGCTYYSSVYKTKSKNPTCVGIPRTLQQVPPFLVGEAELEAMKDGRSLANFKYACIGYSVYLDDKDSSADLQDKKAKLPFCLGLEVVLEEKPKPAVGHDKTEDEHGTPKPGRYTPPNRTTEFFNRFQRNAGLVVSGVAKDLNRAGNYVKDLLNDILN